DNA from Dryobates pubescens isolate bDryPub1 chromosome 30, bDryPub1.pri, whole genome shotgun sequence:
gagactccacaatccctctggggagcctgttccagtgctctgtgaccctcacagtaaagaagttcttcaagttgaggtggaacttcctgtgatgtagtttccatccattgccccttgtcctatcacagggcacaagtgagaagagcctgtcccccaTGTATtaatatacatttattagaatcccctctcagtcttctctccagactaaccagccccaggtttctcagcctctcctcacagggcagtgctccagtcccttcatcatccttgcaaccctctgttgaactctctccagcagatccccaaccctcttgaactggggagcccaaaactgaatgcaatattccaggtggggcctgactagggcagagtagagggataGGAGaccctccctcaatctgctggacatactcctcttaatgcaccccaggatcccattggccttcttggccacctgggcacattgctgtcccatgcagagcttgttatccaccaggactcccaggtccttctccagggggctgctctctagcagatcacttCCTAACCTTCACTGGTGCAGttcattcttccttcccagatgcaggactctgcacttaaaCTTCTTATCCTGCTTCCcttctgccagtgctgctggtggtgtttgcactgcttgcctggggagAGATCCCCATTTTTGTTATGAATTCAGGGTAagccctgggctgtgggggGTGCAACACAACCATTGTGGCaactgctgcaccaggggaagtttaggctggaggtgaggagaaagttcttcactgagagagtaatttgtcattgggatgtgctgcccagggaggtggtggagtccccatccctggaggtgttcaaggatgtggcacttggtgccatggtctagtcatgaggtctgtggtgacaggttggactcgatgatctttgaggtctcttccagccttagtgatactgtgagactgtggtactgtgaactggtgacagaacaagaggacacagtctcaagttgtgccaggggaggtttaggctggatgttaggaagaagttcttcccagcaagagagattggcccttggagtgtgctgcccagggaggtggtggagtcaccatcactggaggtgtttaagaagagcctggatgaggcacttggtgccatggttgagttgattaggtggtgttgggtggtaggttggactcgatgatctctgaggtcttttccaacccggttaattctgtgattgtgtgcttgtgccttctcctgggcaggagggccagcagctttcctcatCACCACCCCCTACTCCCTCTACATCTGCCCTGAGGGCCAGAACGTCACCCTGACCTGCCGGGTGAGCGGTCCCCTCGCCGACCGCCACGACCTGCTCTACAAGACCTGGTACTACAGCAGCGACGGagaccagagctgctcccagaagCACCACATCCGCAACGTCACCGAGAAGGAGCTGCACCACGACCTGGGCAGGCAccatgagctgctgctggccaacaccacccaaacctCCCAGCTCCCGGCAGGGCAAGCCGGCCGCCACGGGGTGGAGTTTGTTCCTGACCGCCACGGTGCCTTTCACATCCTGGTGAGGAACCTGACCCTGCAGGACAGTGGGAATTACTGCTGCTACGCTGTGGAGGCCAGGAGGGAGCATGGCAAGCCCCACACTCTGCAGGTTGCTCATGGCTTCGTGGAGCTGCAGATCCAGCAAGGTGAGGGGGCCAAGGCTGAGCCTTGGCCAAGGCCGAATCCGTGCCAGGGTGCGTTGGGCAAAGTGGGGGATGCTGAAAGCCCAAGCTGTGGCTCAAGAGACAAAGAGCAGCAGATGTTGAAGGTTTGAATTGGGGCCAGAGAGCACTGGAACGtttagcaaataaataaatcaggagGCTGGAAGGCAGTAAAATCCATGCTACATAGTTTCATTGATCTTCTTCAACCTCTTTctgggagagaggaaaacaaatctcCACTTAAAAGGAGCTGACTGGTGCTCCAAGCCCGAGTGAGGGCTGCAGGCATTTGCCTGGGATGCAGGACTTGTAGATAACCtcgaggcagcagcccagctggaagagctgcccagggagtcatgggatgagggaaaggcaTGTCCTGCCCTTGATTTGCATGGTTAGGATAGCTAATTTTTCTTTTAGACCACAGGGATAAAACAATAATAGAGCCTGCATGGTCAGGGATGTGAcctccctcctgccaccagGGAAAAGGGGGTCTTGCATCAGACATCTCGGTGTAGGGCTTCCCAGGATTAAACTCTGTGGTACCTGAGTGGAGCCCCTGAGATCTAACAGGCTTTTCTCCTCCACAGGCAGAGGAGGGCTTCAAAACTGCACGTTTCACACTCCAAGCAGCAAAGGTAAAGGGAAAAGCCTCCTCTGTGCGGCGCGCTGCTCGGCATCCCGGCCTGTCTATTGCCCCGAGGATGGCTGCTTGCTACAAACACATCGATGTCCAGATGCAGCCTCGTGGCTGGGTGTTGGGAGGATGATTCccaaggctgtccccaggggGTGCATCTGATAGGTGTGTCCTCAGGCTGAGGACAGCTCCCTTTGGTTCATTACCTCTACGTGACCATCCTGAAGCCTTGGAGAACACTGGCCTTGTGGTTGTAAAGCAGCTAAGCACTGCCTCCCCCCAACATCATCAGGGATTTAATCAACAGAGGATGGGAAATGACAGGCAAAGAGTTGCAGTAACCTCTTGCAACACCCTGCCACCACCTCAAGCCCATGCCACCTTGCCCTGAGCAGGGGAACCCCAAATCTGGCTTGAGCACTTGGGCAACATGAAGCTCacccagcactgtgtccagatgTTGGCAGTGCCCACACTTCACCATGCAGGTGGTTTCTTGGTGGGTTTCTCTGTCAGGCCTCAGTTTCTGGTTGCTACAAATGAGCTTGGCCAAAATTGGTTTGCAGCATGGCTAGAACCAGCCTAGCCATGGGAAACCAGCCCCTGCTCACCATGTCTCAATCACTCAGTCTCAAGACAGAGCTACCTCAGGTATCTCTGGGACCCTTTGTCCTGCAGGCAAAACAGGGGAAATAAAACCCCAccctaaaacacacacacacacacacacccctagAGCAAGAAGCTGCTTCCCCAGATGGATGCTCAGGGGAGGAAAGCTTGATACAGGCAGCCCTCAACTCCACCACAAGCCATCCCATACAGACCTTGATGGCCACAGTCTGCCAGCCTTTCTGGAGAGCCTCCATGGGTAGTGTTCTCCAGGGGCATGTTTGTTAGCAGAGGCCTTGGGTAAGGAGCCCTTTGATGCCTGAGTGCTCTGAGACAGCCCAGCTTTGACAAGCTGGCTGTGGGTCAGAGTCAGCATTCTTTGAAATCCCTGGGAGCATTTCTGCTGACTTCAGAGGGCTTTATCAGGgcccctgcttctccctcctaTTTGGAAGACCAAAGAAAGACCTTGGCATGTCCTCCAGCAATGAAGGACTTTGGCCACGGTCCTAAACTGATGCCTCAGAGCTTATCTCTGCGACTAGGAATGCATCCCAGCACGAACCCCATCAGGAGTGGACCACTCCTGTGTAGAAGCTGCATTGCATCAGTGCTGCCCCATGCTCCTGCCATGGGCTtgaggaaagcaaagaaaccCGAGGtgaagccccctgcagccagctccagctctgcccttcctctGTTGCAGATATCACGGCGGCTGCTCTGGCCACGGGCGCCTGCATCGTGGGcatcctctgcctgcccctcatcctgctgctgatCTACAAGCAGAGGCAAGCTGTCAGCAACAGACGTACGTACCCCTCACCAGCCACCCCTGGGGACACTCAGCATGAATGTCACCCCCCTGACATCGCAGGCTGCATCAGCATAGCCTTGCTGGGATGGGATGTGTCCTGCTCTGGTCGGCTGGCTTGGCTTCCCTGAGTCCCATGGGGACAGTGTTAAGGTGGACTGGAGACAGGAGCCTGCAAAAGAGTCCCAGGAAGGGCCAGGCTGCCAGTGAGGAGTGTGGGGTaggaggaggacacagaatGTCTTGCCAGGAACAGTGGGATtgcaaagatcacagaatgacagaactgtctagattggaaaagacctttaagatcactgagcccaaccaTTAGCCTAACACTGATGTGTTCTTGACTAAGTCATagccctcagcactacatctacacaactcttaaacacctccactgatggggactccaccacctccctgggcagtctgttctgatgcctgaccactctttcagtaaagaaattcttcctaatgtccaacctaaacttccctcgGTGCAACttgagcccatttcctcttgtcctatctcttgtTACTTGGTTGagcagaccaacccccaccttgatccaatgtcctttcagggaattgtagagatcCAGAAGGCAGAgttttagggagttgtagagagcctcagcttcctcttctctagactgagcaaccccagttccctcagccactcctcagaagacctgttctccagacccttcaccagctctgctgcccttccctggacaagATGCTGCCAGGTCCTCtcctcttcatagaatcatagaatcaataaggttggaagagacctcaaagatcatcaggtccaacctgccacctcatgactgctaaaccatggcaccaagtgccacatccaatcccctcctgaacacctccagggatggggactccaccacctccctgggcagcacattccaatggctaacaactctctctgggaagaactttctcctcacctccagcctaaacttcccctggtgcagcttgagtctgtgtcctcttgttctggtgctggttatcTCCCTATCCATGGTGAGAGACAGCTCATGTACCCACCCCTCTCTCCAAAACCTAGCTGAAATAGAAGCTTTGCCCTCTAAGTGTCTGGAAAAAAGCCTTAGTTGagctttttcctctcccttctctttaagacccacccccccacacaaacacacacacgcacaccccTTACATGTCTATGGCAATAggactgcagcaagcagggtgTCCCCCAACTTCCCCAGTCCTAGCAATGCGGGCAGCAGTGAGGtacagccagctgccagctgctgcccgtgctgggctgcctgtgaTTTCAGTGCTGAAGCAGGAAGAGTCATTGCATCAGGCCTTGGGCAAACCGGGGCCCTGTGGTTTCTCTCCCCCGAGCTCGGTGGGCGGCTGCGTGGCTCTGAGAAAGCCCTTTGGAGAAGTggagcttgcagcagcagcaggcaccatgCCAGCCCCCAGAAGGGGAACTGAGCTTTCAACACCCATCCTGGTGTGCCTTCACGCATCCATTTTGCTGTGCCCGGGGTGCAGCTCCCACGCTGCGCTGCAAAGCACCtcagactggatgctaggaagaagttcttccctgtggtgggacactggcacaggttgcccagggaggtggtggtagcctcatccctggaggttttgaaggccaggctgtatatggctctgagccacctgatgcagtgtgaggtgtccctgcccctggtaaGGggcttggaaccagatgatccttgaggtccctcccaaccctgacaattctgattcCTGGGTGATGCTTAACCCAAGACTGAAGGCAAAATCCAGGAGGATTTGCTTATGGGATGTCTCAGACCAGGTTAGCTGCAGGTTATTGCCACCACATGCTgccattggcacagcctgggccaaAACTCATGCTTGGGATGCTCACCATGCAGCCAACTGGGCTGTGGCAAAAGGGATGAAGAAATGATGGtgctcccccaggcagccaaaTGCTAGGGTGGTGTTTTGCAGAGCCCCATGAGGGTGTCACAGGCAGGTGGTGGGTGCatctgggcagcccaggcactgcagagctggcagagatgACTCTTTCCTCCTTCAGAGCCTGTGGTTTCAAGATGGAAGGAGGCTGGACTGGGGGGTAAACTAGGCAGGACTAGGCAGGGATGTGGAGAAGACAGACTGGAAGCATAGAAAAGGTTGATgttaaagaaggggaaaggacagAGGAATGCAAAG
Protein-coding regions in this window:
- the VSIR gene encoding V-type immunoglobulin domain-containing suppressor of T-cell activation, with amino-acid sequence MEVTSPRPGLLLAALLLLASHGGPAAFLITTPYSLYICPEGQNVTLTCRVSGPLADRHDLLYKTWYYSSDGDQSCSQKHHIRNVTEKELHHDLGRHHELLLANTTQTSQLPAGQAGRHGVEFVPDRHGAFHILVRNLTLQDSGNYCCYAVEARREHGKPHTLQVAHGFVELQIQQGRGGLQNCTFHTPSSKDITAAALATGACIVGILCLPLILLLIYKQRQAVSNRRAHELVRMESSAQGIENPVFEAVPSASAELRPRPQLSYMASRQPSESGRHLLSEPSTPLSPPGPGDCFFPTLDPVPDSPNSFKA